The Dissulfurirhabdus thermomarina DNA window GCCAGGAAGTGGATGGCGAAGTCCACGGCCAGGCCCAGGGTGAGGGCCGAGAGCACGGCGATGGGCATGTCGTAGTCCTTGCCCGCGTAGCCGACGAGCCCGTAGATGAAGGCGATGGTCACCGTGAGGGGCACCATGCAGAGGAAGCCCCAGAGGGCGGAGCGGAAGAGCAGGGTCATCATGAAGAAGACCACGAGGAAGCTTCCCAGGAAGGCCTGGAGCATCCCGGAGACCATCTTCGCCTGCCAGACCACGTTGATGTAGGTGAGCCCGTACCAGTCGTGCCGGAGGGGGACGGGCGGGGGATTCTGCGCCAGGAAGGCGTCGACATGGCGCACCACGGCCATCATGTCCTTGTTGTCGCCGCTCCGGAGCTGGACCCAGATGCTGGCCCGGCGGTAGTCCGGGGTCACGAAGTGCCAGAGGTCCTGGGGCCGGTGGCTGTTCTGGTAGGTGATGAGGCACTGGGCCACGGCCTCGCGGGTGTCGGGCACGGTGAAGTGCGAATCGTCGCCCAGGAAGAGCTCCCGGTGGACGGTCTTGACGAGATCGGTGACGGAGTTGGACTTCCCCACCACGCCGGTCCGGAGGAGTTCCTCCTGGAGCCGGGCGAGGTAGCGAAGCACCGCCGGGTCCTTGAAGACCTGGCCCCGCTGCCGCTCCCCGGAGACCAGGGCGGCCACCTCGTCCCACGCGTCGAGCAGGGCCTCGGGCGCGCGGTCCGTCTCCGCCGCCACGAAGGCGTCGAGGTCATCCAGCAGGGCGGCGGCGCTCTCGGCGCGCCGGGCCTGTGCCCGGGCCCGGGCCGCCGCCTCGCCGAAGACCTTCGCGGCGCCGGGGAGGTCCTGGTACCGCTTCGCCGCCGCCTCGAGCCGGGCGGCGAGCCCCTCGGCGTAGGAGGCGACGTCCTCCGCCGGGCCGGCCTCCGGGGTGAGGGTGAGGTAGGCCATATAGGTGCCGCCGAAGTGCCGGTTCAGGACCTTGTCGGCGATGCGGATGGGGTGGGAGTGGGTGAACCACTTCACCGGGTTGTCGTTGATCTGGATCAGGCTGATCCCGTAGGCCGCCGCCCCCATCATGGCCACGGCCAGCACCACGATGAACTTGGCCCGCCGGTAGGTGGTGTTCCCCAGCCAGGCGAGGAAGCGGGAGAGCCGGTTGCCCGGCGCCACCTTCCCCTCGGCCGGGAACCCGAAGCCCGCCAGGGACCGCTCCGGGATGAACATCACGTAGGCCGGGACGAAGGTCACCGTGAAGACCCAGGCGAGCATCACGCCGGCGGCCACGTAGAGGCCGAAGACCTGGACCGGCGGGATGGGGGTGAGCGCCAGGGAGGCGAAGCCCGCCGCCGAGGTGAGCGAGGTGTAGAGCATGGGCATGAAGAGCTCGTCCATCACCTCGAGCACCGTGCGGCGCCGGTCGCGGAGCCTCGGGTACCGGTCGAAGAACTCCGAGAGGATGTGCACCGAGTCCAGCACCGCGATGGGCATGATGAAGACCGGGATCATGGAACTCATGATGTGGACGGTCTTCCCGGTCACGATGAGGAGCCCCATGGTGCAGATCACGCTCACCAGGGCCACGATCATGGGGGAGAGGATCATGACCAGCTTCCGGAAGAAGAAGAGCATGAGCAGGAAGATGATCGCCATGGCCATGGGGGCCGAGATGGCCATCTGGCGGAACATCTCGACGCCGAAGGTGTCGTTGGCCACGGGGAGGCCCGTGATGTGGTACTGGTCGTCCACCTGCCCGAAGGAGCGGATCTTCTCCCGGAGCCGCGAGGCCACCCGGTAGCTCACCTTCTTCGAGGTGAGGGGGATGTAGAGGCAGATGGCCTTCCCGTCTTCGGAGACGAGGGTCCCCTGGAGGAAGGGAAGGCGCCGGGCCTTGTCCCGGATCGCCCGGGCCTCGGCCCGGGTCTTCGGGGGCGTCGGCATGAGCCATTCGAAGCGCACGGAGCCGAGCCCGCCCTGCTCGATGTTGTCCACGGTGGAGGGGGCGATGATGTCCACGGCGATGACGCCCGCCCTCCGGCCGGGGTGCTCCGGGTCGTCCCACTGGAGACCCTTGGCGTAGTCGGCCAGGTCGAAGATCCGCCGGAGGGAGTCGGGGTTGAAGACCCCGTCGGGATCCCGCTCGTTCACCACGCCGAGGACCAGGATGTCGTGCAGGCTGAAGACCCGCTTCATCCGGTCGTGGAAGACCCGGACGGGCTCGTCCTGCCGGAGCATGTTCTCCGGGTCCGTGTCCACGTGGAGGGGTTTCAGGAAGGGGAACCGCTCCGGCCACAGGGTCGGCAGCGCCGCGCCCAGGGCCAGGAGCAGGGTGAGGGCCACCATGGAACCGGTGACCACCCACGGGTGCCGGGTGGAAAAATCGACGATGCGCGAGGATACCTTCACGCCTTTCACCTCCGTCTCTCCCGATCCAGCCCGGGAAGGCCAAAGGTCTTCGGTACCACGACCCGGAACGCCCTACCGGTCGGCGGGCCGCCCGGGAGGCCGAAGGTGCTGGCGGCTAGGCCCCCTGCGGTCCGTCGTCGCCCGAGAAACGGGCGCTGATGCACTTCAGGATGCTCTCGAGCTGCCGCTCGACGACGGAATAGTACACCCGCCGCCCACGCCGCCGGCTTTGGAGGAAGCCCTTCCCCTGCATCAGCCGGAGGTGACCGCTGGTGGCCGGCTGGGAAAGGCCGCAGAGGTTGGCCACCTCCTCGACGGTGTAGTCGCCGCTGAGCAGGATCTCGATGATGCGCAGCCGGTGCGGATGGGCGATGCACCGGAGGCACTCGGCCGCCTGCCGCAGGGCGTCGAAGGACAGGAACGCGGGCTCACTCCGCGGGTGGTCTTCTCGAACTGGATCCGACATGCCTCTCATCCTTTCAACGTCGCCTCTTATAACACAATCCGAAGGTCCCGGACAACCTCGCGCGCCGAGATCGCCCCCCCGGCCGGGGTGGACGGTGCCGGCACGGGGCCCCCGGGGTTCCTGGGTCCAAAAAGGGCCGCCTCTTTGGGATTCCTGGACCTTCCAGGGCGGAAAATGCAGGGATTCCCGGGAGCACGGCCTTTTCGACCAATTGGGAATTCCACTATAGCTCCAGGCAACCGGAATGAAAAGGGTTTTCACCCATTTTTTGCCGCGGGCCCCGCTTCCGCCTCCCGTCCCGCCGCCGCGGACGCCCCGGGGCGGGCAGCACCTCCGGCCCCGGGCGGTATCCCCCCGGCAGCTCCGCCCGCCCCGCGGGGCGGGCGCCGTCCCGGGGCCGTTCCCCGGCCTTCTCCCGGGGTTTCCGGCCGGGCGGCGGCAGCTCGACCCACTCCGGCGGCACGGCCTCGGCCACGAAGAGCCCCTCCCCGGCGGCACGGAACCGCACGCCGGCCGCCGCCGCCCGCCCGGCCCGCACCCTGGCCACCACGGGCGCGTCCACCCGCCGCCGGCCGATGCACCGGGCCGTCTCGGTCTCGGCGGAAAGGACCACCCAGCCGCCCCGGGGGGCCCGCAACCCGTGCTCCCGGACCCGGGAAAGGGCCCCCGGGCGGATCGCGGTGTAGAGGCTCTCCGGCGGCGCCGCCTCCGGGAAGGTCCCGAGCCCCTCCACCTGGAACTCGGGCCGGGCGCGCACCCGGTCCTCGGTCCACTCGAGGGACCGCGGCCTGTGGAGGGCGAAGAACTGCTTCAGACCCTGGAGGGTGGGCCGCGGAAGGCCGGCTTCCTGGAGGAGGGCGCGGTGGACCTCCCGAATGGAGAACCAGCCGCCGGGGGCAGGCACCAGGCCGAAGGCCCAGGGGGCGCGGCCCAGCATGGCGAGCAGGCGTTTTTCGAGGGCGCGCCGCTCCCGTCCCCTCACCCTTCCCGTTCCTCCACGGTGCCGCGCCGGGGCTCAGCCCACCAGGCGGTCGAAGACCCCCTCGTCCCGGAGGAGGCGGAAGAAGCCCGGGTTTCCCTTCTCGAAGTCGAAGACCGACCGGGCCACCAGGCGCTCGAACCGCTTGGGGGAAAAGCCCGTGAGCTTGAAGAGGTCCTCCTGGATCTCTTCCAGGTAGCGCCGGCTCGTCTCCTTGACGGCCGCCCCGTCCACCCAGGCGTGGACCTCGTCCACCAGGGTGACGAGGCGCCGGTCGCGCCCCCGGCCGGCCCGGAGCCGCTGGCGGGCCGGGGCGATGGAGAGGCGGATGATGCCGGGGAAGTTCCAGCGCCGGGCGGCGGCGAGACCGAGTTCCCCTGGACGCCACCCGGTCATCCGCTTGGCGGTGCGGTCGAGGAGGCCGGGCTTGGCCCGGAGGGCCCAGAGGGTCCGGCCGACCCCCGGCTGGACCACGGAGAGGAGCACCTGCCCGAGCCGCTTGAGCATGGCGCAGGCGGTGACCTCCTGGGCCTCGAGCCCGGTGGGCGTGAGGGACCGGGCCAGGGTGGCCTCGAAAACGGACCGGGCCAGAAGGCGGAGGAGCGGCCCCGCCTCCCCGTCGGCGGCCCGATCCCCCTCGGGGAG harbors:
- a CDS encoding efflux RND transporter permease subunit, whose protein sequence is MKVSSRIVDFSTRHPWVVTGSMVALTLLLALGAALPTLWPERFPFLKPLHVDTDPENMLRQDEPVRVFHDRMKRVFSLHDILVLGVVNERDPDGVFNPDSLRRIFDLADYAKGLQWDDPEHPGRRAGVIAVDIIAPSTVDNIEQGGLGSVRFEWLMPTPPKTRAEARAIRDKARRLPFLQGTLVSEDGKAICLYIPLTSKKVSYRVASRLREKIRSFGQVDDQYHITGLPVANDTFGVEMFRQMAISAPMAMAIIFLLMLFFFRKLVMILSPMIVALVSVICTMGLLIVTGKTVHIMSSMIPVFIMPIAVLDSVHILSEFFDRYPRLRDRRRTVLEVMDELFMPMLYTSLTSAAGFASLALTPIPPVQVFGLYVAAGVMLAWVFTVTFVPAYVMFIPERSLAGFGFPAEGKVAPGNRLSRFLAWLGNTTYRRAKFIVVLAVAMMGAAAYGISLIQINDNPVKWFTHSHPIRIADKVLNRHFGGTYMAYLTLTPEAGPAEDVASYAEGLAARLEAAAKRYQDLPGAAKVFGEAAARARAQARRAESAAALLDDLDAFVAAETDRAPEALLDAWDEVAALVSGERQRGQVFKDPAVLRYLARLQEELLRTGVVGKSNSVTDLVKTVHRELFLGDDSHFTVPDTREAVAQCLITYQNSHRPQDLWHFVTPDYRRASIWVQLRSGDNKDMMAVVRHVDAFLAQNPPPVPLRHDWYGLTYINVVWQAKMVSGMLQAFLGSFLVVFFMMTLLFRSALWGFLCMVPLTVTIAFIYGLVGYAGKDYDMPIAVLSALTLGLAVDFAIHFLARSRNMVAVYGTWERTAGPMFEEPARAITRNIVVIALGFLPLLAAPLVPYKTVGTFMALILSFAGIVTLMLLPALVRLLERRLFPGERPAMWCRCLTCIILAVTLVLLVAVNLQQYLDLAWRDVSWAGVAAVVILGVLCRLASKAPACAVSRKEESK
- a CDS encoding HDOD domain-containing protein gives rise to the protein MHLPGEPPEPGVEVDLPEEIPPSRRAERTLSAAVQALVPADPRHLRALFALCAHPHSDAAEFTDVILRDFGLTLQLLRRGNAAFFGRGRQRVIRMRHIVVLLGIDNISRAISPLPLLPEGDRAADGEAGPLLRLLARSVFEATLARSLTPTGLEAQEVTACAMLKRLGQVLLSVVQPGVGRTLWALRAKPGLLDRTAKRMTGWRPGELGLAAARRWNFPGIIRLSIAPARQRLRAGRGRDRRLVTLVDEVHAWVDGAAVKETSRRYLEEIQEDLFKLTGFSPKRFERLVARSVFDFEKGNPGFFRLLRDEGVFDRLVG
- a CDS encoding ArsR/SmtB family transcription factor, giving the protein MSDPVREDHPRSEPAFLSFDALRQAAECLRCIAHPHRLRIIEILLSGDYTVEEVANLCGLSQPATSGHLRLMQGKGFLQSRRRGRRVYYSVVERQLESILKCISARFSGDDGPQGA